The genomic window AAAACGTGTTGAGCATTTCTTCGATCATGTCCCACTCTTCTTCGGATTCAATCGGTTGAAGGTTGCCATCTTCGCTATCTTCTGAAGGAGAGTAGCTAGAAGCGTGAATTTCAATTTCACCGTCTTCATCCTCATCAGCACCTACTGGATAATATAAAACATAAGACTTGTTAAATTCGTCAGAATCAAAAGTAAATAATACTTCACATAGTATTTCGTTACCTTGTTCGTCAATTACTGTAATTTGCTTTTCACCGTTTTCCATTCTTACACCTCATTTACTTATTCTGTCTAAATAGCCTTGTAAAATCATGACAGCAGCCATCTTATCGATGACTTGCTTTCTTTTTTTTCGGCTTACATCAGCTGAAATCAGCATTTTTTCAGCTGCCATAGTTGTTAACCTTTCATCCCAAAGGTCGACAGGCAGGTTGAATTGCTCTTCAACTAGAGAAGCAAAATGTTGACTTGCTTCACCTCTAGGACCGATTGTCCCGTTCATGTTTTTTGGTAAGCCTATGACGACCTTTGTTACACTATACTCGTTTATTATTTCCCCGAGTCTTGTTAGTCCATACTCTTGTTCATCTTCGTTGATTTTAATTGTTTCTAAGCCTTGTGCTGTCCAACCCATTTCGTCACTAACAGCAACACCTACAGTTTTCGAGCCAACATCAAGTCCGAGTATTCTCACCATTACCTTGTCCTATCTTTCTCGTTGATTGTCTAAGTAATACTTTACAACTTCCTCGATAATTTCATCCCGCTCTATCTTGCGGATAATATTACGGGCATCTTTATGTCTAGGAATATATGCTGGATCACCGGATAATAAATAACCAACAATTTGATTAATAGGGTTATACCCCTTTTCTTGTAAAGCTTCATAAACTGTTTGTAATACTTCATTTACATTTGTATCAATTGGTTCGTCAGGAAAATGAAATTGCATCGTTTTATCAAATGAACTCATGCTCCGCACCTCTCTTTCAAATTACGAGACGTTTCATCAACTACCATCATTGTACAACATTTTAGCAAGATTAGGAAACGGATTTCACCCATTGTTCGACAACAGCAATAGCGTCATCTATTTTGCTTGGGTCTTTTCCACCCGCTTGTGCCATGTCAGGACGGCCTCCACCGCCTCCACCACAAATGGTAGCTGCTTCCTTCACAAGTTTACCGGCATGGTACCCTTTCTTAACAAGGTCATCTGTTACACCTGCTAATAAGCTTACTTTTCCATCGTTCACACTACCTAAAAGAATGACAGCACTATCAACCTTTTGTTTAATATCATCCATCATCGTGCGAAGTTGGTTCATATCACCGTTGGCAATTTTTGTTGCAATAACGTTGACTCCGTTAATTACTTGGGCGTTGCTTGTTAAATTCCCTGCTTCAATATGACTAAGTTTAGCAGAAAGTGACTCGTTCTCACGCTGCACTTCTTTTAATTCTGCTTGTAACGATTTTACACGTTCCACGACATCTTTCGGGCTTGTTTTGAGAATTGAGGCAGCATCCTTTAACAGCCTCACTTGGTTGTTTAATACTTGATACGCAGCTTGGCCTGTTACAGCTTCAATTCTACGTGTTCCTGCACCAATACCAGCTTCTGAGACAATTTTGAATAGCCCTATTGCTGCTGTATTTTCAACATGACAGCCTCCACAAAGCTCAAGACTAAATTGATCTACACGAACTACACGAACAGTATCGCCATATTTTTCACCAAATAACGCCATAGCTCCGATTTCTTTAGCTTCTTCTAGACTTTTATAGCTTACATCAACCGGCATGCTTTGCCAAATTTTTTCGTTCACTATCGTCTCAATTTTATCAATTTCCTCTGCTGTCACTTGACCAAAATGTGAGAAATCAAAACGAAGTCGATCGGCTGATACTAATGAACCTGCTTGATTTGCATGCTCGCCTAATATGTCCTTTAAAGCACGGTGAAGAAGATGCGTAGCTGTGTGATTTTTTATAATACTAGCACGCTTCGCTTCATCAACAATTGCTTCGTATCCTTCGCCTACAACTAATGTACCTTCTTCAATTGAAATAGTATGCAGATTTTGTCCATTTGGAGCCTTTTGAACATCTTCTACTTTAGCTTTAAAATTGCTTCCCTGTAATAGCCCTTGGTCAGCAACTTGTCCTCCGCTTTCCGCGTAGAAAGGTGTTTCATCCAAGATGACCTGAACACTATCACCTACTTTAGCCTCTTCTACAAGCTCATTGTCTTTTACGATAATTTGCACTTTAACATTGGCATGAGTAGTATCATATCCAATAAAAGAACTTTCAACCTTAATTTCTCCTAAAATTCCACCTTGTACTTGCATAGAACCTACATCTTGACGAGCACGACGAGCACGGTCACGTTGTTTCTCCATTTCATTCTCGAATCCTACATGGTCAACAGACATACCTTCCTCTTGCGCATACTCTTCTGTTAATTCGACCGGGAATCCGTATGTATCGTACAGACGAAATACATCTTGACCGGAAATAATCGTACTACTTTGTTCTTTTTCTTTCTTTATTACGCTAGACAAAATAGCGAGACCATCGTGTAATGTTTCATGGAAGCGTTCTTCCTCTGTTTTTATCACTTTCTCTATAAAATCTGCTTTGTCCTTTACTTCAGGGTAGAAATCAACCATTATTTCAGACACAACAGGGACTAATTCATACATAAATGGGCGTTCGATGCCTAATTTTTTTGCGTAACGAACAGCTCTGCGCAGTAATCGACGAAGTACATACCCTCTTCCTTCATTCGATGGGAGCGCACCATCGCCAACCGCAAAAGCAACTGTACGAATGTGATCAGCAATTACCTTAAAAGCGGTATCAAGCTCCTTACTATTTATACGATATTGTTTATTTGAGATACGCTCTGTCGCTTGAATAATAGGCATAAACAAATCAGTATCAAAATTAGTTGGAACTTCTTGAAGAACACTCGCCATACGTTCAAGCCCCATCCCAGTATCTATGTTCTTCTTTGGTAGTGGTGTATATGTACCATCAGGATTATGATTAAATTGTGAAAAGACAAGGTTCCATACTTCTAAATAGCGGTCATTTTCTCCACCTGGATATAGCTCAGGATCATTAAAATCATTGCCATACTCTTCTCCGCGGTCATAAAAGATTTCAGTATTTGGTCCACTAGGGCCTTCACCTATATCCCAGAAATTCCCTTCAAGGCGGATAATTCTCTCCTCTGGTACGCCAACTTTATTATTCCAAATCTCAAATGCCTCGTTATCTTCAGGATGAATAGTGACAGATAACTTTTCAGGGTCAAAGCCTATCCATTTGTCGCTTGTGAGAAACTCCCAAGCCCATTCAATTGCTTCTTCTTTAAAATAATCACCAATTGAGAAGTTTCCTAGCATTTCAAAGAATGTGTGATGTCTTGCTGTTTTCCCAACATTTTCAATATCATTGGTACGAATGGATTTTTGCGCATTACAAATTCTTGGATTCTCTGGTACTACGCGGCCATCAAAATATTTTTTCAACGTAGCTACACCTGAATTAATCCATAACAAAGTTGGATCTTCATGTGGTACAAGTGATGCACTTGGCTCTACTGTATGTCCTTTTTCTTGGAAAAAATCTAAATACATTTGTCGTATTTGTGCGCCAGTTAGTTTTTTCATTTTAACTTCCTCCTTTAAAAATTCATATAAACACACAAAAAAACTCTCATCCCTAAAAAAACAGGGACGAGAGTTTACTCGCGGTACCACCCTGATTATAAACACATCTGTCATGTTTATCACTCAGTAGCCGATAACGTGGCAAAACGGCAGGGTTTTCCTGCACTCAAGATTAGCGTTCTGTTGCCCTTCACTTGGAACTCTTTCAGCCTAGGAGTTCTTCTCTAGTAAGCAGCTTGCAACATACTCGATCCGTCAATGTATTACTTTCATTTAGTTATTATAAGCGAATTATAGACAAGCGTTAGTCGTTTGTCAATTACTCTTGTCGCTTGATACATTATCCCGAAGATGAATAAGCGTTACTCTCAAAATGGCGAAGATAGGAACAGCTACAATAAGACCAAGTACCCCTGCAATTTCTCCACCTAAAAGTAAGGCAAACATAATAATAACAGGATGCATATGAAGACTTTTTCCAACTATTAGTGGTGAGAGAACATTGCCTTCTA from Bacillus sp. HMF5848 includes these protein-coding regions:
- the alaS gene encoding alanine--tRNA ligase, which translates into the protein MKKLTGAQIRQMYLDFFQEKGHTVEPSASLVPHEDPTLLWINSGVATLKKYFDGRVVPENPRICNAQKSIRTNDIENVGKTARHHTFFEMLGNFSIGDYFKEEAIEWAWEFLTSDKWIGFDPEKLSVTIHPEDNEAFEIWNNKVGVPEERIIRLEGNFWDIGEGPSGPNTEIFYDRGEEYGNDFNDPELYPGGENDRYLEVWNLVFSQFNHNPDGTYTPLPKKNIDTGMGLERMASVLQEVPTNFDTDLFMPIIQATERISNKQYRINSKELDTAFKVIADHIRTVAFAVGDGALPSNEGRGYVLRRLLRRAVRYAKKLGIERPFMYELVPVVSEIMVDFYPEVKDKADFIEKVIKTEEERFHETLHDGLAILSSVIKKEKEQSSTIISGQDVFRLYDTYGFPVELTEEYAQEEGMSVDHVGFENEMEKQRDRARRARQDVGSMQVQGGILGEIKVESSFIGYDTTHANVKVQIIVKDNELVEEAKVGDSVQVILDETPFYAESGGQVADQGLLQGSNFKAKVEDVQKAPNGQNLHTISIEEGTLVVGEGYEAIVDEAKRASIIKNHTATHLLHRALKDILGEHANQAGSLVSADRLRFDFSHFGQVTAEEIDKIETIVNEKIWQSMPVDVSYKSLEEAKEIGAMALFGEKYGDTVRVVRVDQFSLELCGGCHVENTAAIGLFKIVSEAGIGAGTRRIEAVTGQAAYQVLNNQVRLLKDAASILKTSPKDVVERVKSLQAELKEVQRENESLSAKLSHIEAGNLTSNAQVINGVNVIATKIANGDMNQLRTMMDDIKQKVDSAVILLGSVNDGKVSLLAGVTDDLVKKGYHAGKLVKEAATICGGGGGGRPDMAQAGGKDPSKIDDAIAVVEQWVKSVS
- a CDS encoding DUF1292 domain-containing protein, producing the protein MENGEKQITVIDEQGNEILCEVLFTFDSDEFNKSYVLYYPVGADEDEDGEIEIHASSYSPSEDSEDGNLQPIESEEEWDMIEEMLNTFLAEEEDEQ
- the ruvX gene encoding Holliday junction resolvase RuvX; protein product: MRILGLDVGSKTVGVAVSDEMGWTAQGLETIKINEDEQEYGLTRLGEIINEYSVTKVVIGLPKNMNGTIGPRGEASQHFASLVEEQFNLPVDLWDERLTTMAAEKMLISADVSRKKRKQVIDKMAAVMILQGYLDRISK
- a CDS encoding IreB family regulatory phosphoprotein, with amino-acid sequence MSSFDKTMQFHFPDEPIDTNVNEVLQTVYEALQEKGYNPINQIVGYLLSGDPAYIPRHKDARNIIRKIERDEIIEEVVKYYLDNQRER